In Drosophila santomea strain STO CAGO 1482 chromosome 2L, Prin_Dsan_1.1, whole genome shotgun sequence, a single window of DNA contains:
- the LOC120449878 gene encoding trafficking kinesin-binding protein milt isoform X4: MTRAYDDIEAVTRLLEEKEKDLELTVQIGKELLTQNNALEARVADLETDLKASNDDRAQLVHELHKKNELISVLTNDADDGTDTDTPTMSKSITLDLLQRKVNSLLDENKSLKSEATQLAHQTDEVEEHERQLMADISAQLSDANSQYDNLSLELERQREENRLQHDQIVNLTARLAEAEMRLHQLTQDNDEHLSLLHVTKENQNALALELVEFKQRYEEVLALLHSAQDQLKQQRKRSQPQARSSFLGGLGTSGAGMGGGLFPPDSLHCELMESSLYSENSLDSGISGDSQRSADRISRMMMHMPSGGMSSSTMGGSVYAGAGNVPPYKRVFDTVRCAGKSGNYMDSGNVSMTQLGAMSMSSSSGPRMASMAYPAGSYYRGGSNQSLGVKTLSSESLNSQSDDGYPAQPSGVPGAPGAKELEAALKRLTPAEVLARRAMLSYAPAGTYNYDEPMGHGTGNVRNSDLPLGVRTPDSIMSTGSSGMSGSTNHMSASMTHQWRLPEKLQIIKPMEGSQTLHHWSRLATPTLSGLLDERPGVTIRGGRGLDDLGMQIYTLSDVEEDVSDDLPGKQFEAPGCTFTYTNSMVMHPDDGFVNDLSFLSQSQMSSRMASTSTSRQPSCPATPRAGLSRKNSCSTFSVNLGLAGMLNERGIKAVTPSALNTPAGPNFSPTVTPCNSPEGSPPRAQSPEPLFGLLSSGADLIRRKIVGDQHQQAQQKQRSSLSKQQQQKIMLSHLERRALRSLNLIEKVESIGLENIISAQRGLGSGIANRSSSPLSSGSLQSLHTSSNSIVDDIHFDRAQIKGVLHRGLKSPTPAAPSTSAAAAAGLARSTSSSTSAYNSDDSDDQGLVMKIKPSKSATPTTTAAAAQSQPSSGSSAQTTTSNGTASETRLKQMQRQKSRRQLKNGMANQRPDLGTISGAGGGGRVRPDLGKVADSGSSKLSTTKRNEAKPAEEEEATPQTITQAFVGSVSSLLFGRKGGWL; the protein is encoded by the exons ATGACTCGGGCGTACGATGACATTGAGGCCGTGACGCGACTGctggaggagaaggagaaggaccTGGAGCTGACCGTGCAGATTGGCAAGGAGCTGCTCACCCAGAACAATGCACTTGAGGCACGGGTCGCGGATCTGGAAACCGATCTCAAGGCCTCCAACGACGACCGTGCCCAGCTGGTTCACGAGCTGCACAAGAAGAACGAGCTCATCTCTGTGCTTACCAACGATGCAGACGATGGCACAGATACTG ACACTCCCACCATGTCGAAGTCTATAACTTTAGATCTACTGCAGCGCAAGGTCAACTCTCTGCTCGACGAGAACAAGTCACTGAAGTCCGAGGCCACCCAACTGGCCCACCAGACGGACGAGGTGGAGGAACACGAGCGCCAGCTGATGGCCGATATCAGTGCTCAGTTAAGCGACGCCAACTCGCAGTACGACAACCTCAGTTTGGAGTTGGAACGGCAGCGGGAGGAAAACCGGCTGCAACATGACCAGATCGTGAACCTGACGGCTCGCCTGGCGGAGGCGGAAATGCGGCTACACCAACTGACGCAAGACAACGACGAACATCTCTCACTGCTGCACGTGaccaaagaaaaccaaaatgcTTTGGCACTGGAACTGGTGGAGTTCAAGCAGCGTTACGAAGAGGTGCTCGCTCTGCTTCACTCTGCTCAGGATCAGCTGAAGCAGCAGCGAAAGCGGTCGCAGCCACAGGCCAGGAGCTCATTCCTCGGCGGCCTTGGAACAAGTGGTGCCGGCATGGGCGGTGGTCTTTTCCCGCCGGATTCGCTGCACTGCGAGCTTATGGAATCGTCACTGTACTCGGAGAACAGCCTAGACTCTGGCATATCGGGCGACAGCCAGCGATCGGCGGATCGCATAAGCCGCATGATGATGCACATGCCGTCCGGCGGCATGAGCTCGTCCACCATGGGAGGTAGCGTGTACGCGGGAGCTGGCAATGTGCCGCCTTACAAGCGGGTGTTCGACACAGTGCGATGTGCCGGCAAGAGCGGTAACTACATGGACAGCGGCAACGTGTCGATGACCCAACTGGGGGCTATGTCGATGAGCAGCTCTTCGGGGCCGCGCATGGCTTCGATGGCTTATCCAGCGGGCTCCTACTATCGTGGCGGTAGCAATCAATCGCTGGGAGTTAAAACTCTGTCCAGCGAGAGTCTCAACTCCCAGTCAGATGACGGCTATCCAGCCCAGCCCTCTGGTGTGCCAGGAGCGCCCGGCGCCAAGGAGCTGGAGGCGGCTCTCAAGAGGCTGACGCCGGCTGAGGTCTTGGCCCGCCGCGCTATGTTGTCCTATGCGCCGGCTGGAACCTATAACTACGACGAACCCATGGGTCACGGTACGGGTAACGTCCGAAACTCGGACCTACCGCTGGGCGTTCGCACGCCAGACAGTATCATGTCCACCGGCTCTTCGGGAATGTCGGGCTCCACGAATCACATGTCCGCCTCGATGACGCACCAGTGGCGCCTACCCGAGAAGCTGCAGATCATCAAACCCATGGAGGGATCGCAGACATTGCACCATTGGTCGCgcttggccacgcccacgctcAGTGGACTGCTGGACGAGCGTCCCGGCGTGACGATCCGTGGTGGTCGTGGGCTGGACGATCTGGGCATGCAGATCTACACGCTGTCGGATGTTGAGGAGGACGTAAGTGATGATCTGCCCGGCAAACAGTTCGAGGCACCGGGCTGCACGTTCACCTACACCAACAGCATGGTCATGCATCCGGACGACGGTTTCGTTAACGATCTGTCATTCCTCTCGCAGTCGCAGATGTCGTCCCGAATGGCCTCCACGTCGACATCACGACAACCCAG TTGTCCTGCAACACCACGTGCTGGACTGTCGCGCAAAAATTCCTGCTCCACATTTTCGGTGAACCTCGGGCTCGCTGGAATGCTGAACGAGAGGGGCATCAAGGCGGTGACGCCCAGTGCCCTCAACACGCCAGCCGGTCCCAACTTTTCTCCCACGGTGACGCCATGCAACAGCCCAGAGGGATCACCTCCTCGCGCCCAGTCGCCAGAGCCGCTCTTTGGACTGCTCTCGTCTGGTGCGGATCTGATCCGACGCAAAATCGTAGGCGATCAGCATCAGCAGGCGCAACAGAAGCAAAGGAGCAGCCTTagcaagcagcagcagcagaagatcATGCTGTCGCATCTGGAAAGGCGGGCTCTGCGATCGCTGAACCTGATTGAGAAGGTGGAGAGCATTGGACTGGAGAACATAATAAGCGCACAGAGAGGCCTTGGCTCTGGAATCGCGAACCGCAGCAGCTCGCCCCTGAGCAGTGGCAGCCTGCAGAGCCTccacaccagcagcaacagcatcgtGGACGATATACACTTCGATCGGGCACAGATCAAGGGTGTCCTGCATCGTGGCCTAAAGTCGCCCACGCCCGCTGCCCCATCAACATCAGCTGCGGCGGCTGCAGGATTAGCTAGATCGACGAGCAGCAGCACGAGCGCTTACAACAGCGATGACAGCGACGACCAGGGCTTGGTAATGAAGATCAAGCCGTCAAAGAGCGCGACacccacaacaacagcagcagcagcacaaagTCAGCCAAGTTCAGGGTCGAGTGCCCAGACGACGACATCCAATGGCACGGCGAGCGAAACGCGACTGAAGCAGATGCAGCGCCAGAAATCGCGCAGGCAACTAAAGAACGGCATGGCCAACCAGAGGCCAGACCTGGGTACAATTTCTGGTGCCGGAGGAGGCGGACGAGTGCGCCCTGATCTGGGAAAGGTAGCcgacagcggcagcagcaagcTCAGCACCACCAAGCGAAATGAGGCTAAGCCTGCGGAGGAGGAAGAGGCGACACCACAGACCATCACACAGGCGTTTGTGGGCTCAGTTAGTTCCTTGCTTTTTGGCCGCAAGGGCGGTTGGCTGTAA
- the LOC120449878 gene encoding trafficking kinesin-binding protein milt isoform X2 — protein MTHVNNGEVMEKEMEPTGERERERDGETAAGSRVHHRFLASASERDANSGNALEAATTAKTATAITNLEDLAFEACQNWSELHQDFFITDDELEYEDELSLGSSIGNIATTTTTTDAASEGLITGEQQNEQLLMEVLCGNRVSQMTRAYDDIEAVTRLLEEKEKDLELTVQIGKELLTQNNALEARVADLETDLKASNDDRAQLVHELHKKNELISVLTNDADDGTDTDTPTMSKSITLDLLQRKVNSLLDENKSLKSEATQLAHQTDEVEEHERQLMADISAQLSDANSQYDNLSLELERQREENRLQHDQIVNLTARLAEAEMRLHQLTQDNDEHLSLLHVTKENQNALALELVEFKQRYEEVLALLHSAQDQLKQQRKRSQPQARSSFLGGLGTSGAGMGGGLFPPDSLHCELMESSLYSENSLDSGISGDSQRSADRISRMMMHMPSGGMSSSTMGGSVYAGAGNVPPYKRVFDTVRCAGKSGNYMDSGNVSMTQLGAMSMSSSSGPRMASMAYPAGSYYRGGSNQSLGVKTLSSESLNSQSDDGYPAQPSGVPGAPGAKELEAALKRLTPAEVLARRAMLSYAPAGTYNYDEPMGHGTGNVRNSDLPLGVRTPDSIMSTGSSGMSGSTNHMSASMTHQWRLPEKLQIIKPMEGSQTLHHWSRLATPTLSGLLDERPGVTIRGGRGLDDLGMQIYTLSDVEEDVSDDLPGKQFEAPGCTFTYTNSMVMHPDDGFVNDLSFLSQSQMSSRMASTSTSRQPSCPATPRAGLSRKNSCSTFSVNLGLAGMLNERGIKAVTPSALNTPAGPNFSPTVTPCNSPEGSPPRAQSPEPLFGLLSSGADLIRRKIVGDQHQQAQQKQRSSLSKQQQQKIMLSHLERRALRSLNLIEKVESIGLENIISAQRGLGSGIANRSSSPLSSGSLQSLHTSSNSIVDDIHFDRAQIKGVLHRGLKSPTPAAPSTSAAAAAGLARSTSSSTSAYNSDDSDDQGLVMKIKPSKSATPTTTAAAAQSQPSSGSSAQTTTSNGTASETRLKQMQRQKSRRQLKNGMANQRPDLGTISGAGGGGRVRPDLGKVADSGSSKLSTTKRNEAKPAEEEEATPQTITQAFVGSVSSLLFGRKGGWL, from the exons ATGACGCACGTAAACAATGGGGAAGTAATGGAAAAGGAGATGGAGCCAAcgggagagcgagagcgagagagagacGGGGAGACTGCTGCCGGCAGCAGAGTCCATCATCGATTTTTAGCCAGTGCATCGGAGCGAGATGCCAATAGCGGGAATGCATTGGaagctgcaacaacagcaaaaacagcCACAGCGATTACCAACTTGGAAGACTTGGCCTTTGAGGCATGCCAAAATTGGTCGGAATTGCACCAAGACTTCTTCATCACGGACGATGAACTTGAGTACGAGGATGAACTCTCTTTGGGCAGCAGCATTGGCAAcattgcaacaacaacaacgacaacagaTGCAGCATCAGAGGGTCTAATAACGGGAGAACAGCAGAACGAGCAGCTGCTGATGGAAG ttcTATGCGGCAACCGCGTTAGCCAGATGACTCGGGCGTACGATGACATTGAGGCCGTGACGCGACTGctggaggagaaggagaaggaccTGGAGCTGACCGTGCAGATTGGCAAGGAGCTGCTCACCCAGAACAATGCACTTGAGGCACGGGTCGCGGATCTGGAAACCGATCTCAAGGCCTCCAACGACGACCGTGCCCAGCTGGTTCACGAGCTGCACAAGAAGAACGAGCTCATCTCTGTGCTTACCAACGATGCAGACGATGGCACAGATACTG ACACTCCCACCATGTCGAAGTCTATAACTTTAGATCTACTGCAGCGCAAGGTCAACTCTCTGCTCGACGAGAACAAGTCACTGAAGTCCGAGGCCACCCAACTGGCCCACCAGACGGACGAGGTGGAGGAACACGAGCGCCAGCTGATGGCCGATATCAGTGCTCAGTTAAGCGACGCCAACTCGCAGTACGACAACCTCAGTTTGGAGTTGGAACGGCAGCGGGAGGAAAACCGGCTGCAACATGACCAGATCGTGAACCTGACGGCTCGCCTGGCGGAGGCGGAAATGCGGCTACACCAACTGACGCAAGACAACGACGAACATCTCTCACTGCTGCACGTGaccaaagaaaaccaaaatgcTTTGGCACTGGAACTGGTGGAGTTCAAGCAGCGTTACGAAGAGGTGCTCGCTCTGCTTCACTCTGCTCAGGATCAGCTGAAGCAGCAGCGAAAGCGGTCGCAGCCACAGGCCAGGAGCTCATTCCTCGGCGGCCTTGGAACAAGTGGTGCCGGCATGGGCGGTGGTCTTTTCCCGCCGGATTCGCTGCACTGCGAGCTTATGGAATCGTCACTGTACTCGGAGAACAGCCTAGACTCTGGCATATCGGGCGACAGCCAGCGATCGGCGGATCGCATAAGCCGCATGATGATGCACATGCCGTCCGGCGGCATGAGCTCGTCCACCATGGGAGGTAGCGTGTACGCGGGAGCTGGCAATGTGCCGCCTTACAAGCGGGTGTTCGACACAGTGCGATGTGCCGGCAAGAGCGGTAACTACATGGACAGCGGCAACGTGTCGATGACCCAACTGGGGGCTATGTCGATGAGCAGCTCTTCGGGGCCGCGCATGGCTTCGATGGCTTATCCAGCGGGCTCCTACTATCGTGGCGGTAGCAATCAATCGCTGGGAGTTAAAACTCTGTCCAGCGAGAGTCTCAACTCCCAGTCAGATGACGGCTATCCAGCCCAGCCCTCTGGTGTGCCAGGAGCGCCCGGCGCCAAGGAGCTGGAGGCGGCTCTCAAGAGGCTGACGCCGGCTGAGGTCTTGGCCCGCCGCGCTATGTTGTCCTATGCGCCGGCTGGAACCTATAACTACGACGAACCCATGGGTCACGGTACGGGTAACGTCCGAAACTCGGACCTACCGCTGGGCGTTCGCACGCCAGACAGTATCATGTCCACCGGCTCTTCGGGAATGTCGGGCTCCACGAATCACATGTCCGCCTCGATGACGCACCAGTGGCGCCTACCCGAGAAGCTGCAGATCATCAAACCCATGGAGGGATCGCAGACATTGCACCATTGGTCGCgcttggccacgcccacgctcAGTGGACTGCTGGACGAGCGTCCCGGCGTGACGATCCGTGGTGGTCGTGGGCTGGACGATCTGGGCATGCAGATCTACACGCTGTCGGATGTTGAGGAGGACGTAAGTGATGATCTGCCCGGCAAACAGTTCGAGGCACCGGGCTGCACGTTCACCTACACCAACAGCATGGTCATGCATCCGGACGACGGTTTCGTTAACGATCTGTCATTCCTCTCGCAGTCGCAGATGTCGTCCCGAATGGCCTCCACGTCGACATCACGACAACCCAG TTGTCCTGCAACACCACGTGCTGGACTGTCGCGCAAAAATTCCTGCTCCACATTTTCGGTGAACCTCGGGCTCGCTGGAATGCTGAACGAGAGGGGCATCAAGGCGGTGACGCCCAGTGCCCTCAACACGCCAGCCGGTCCCAACTTTTCTCCCACGGTGACGCCATGCAACAGCCCAGAGGGATCACCTCCTCGCGCCCAGTCGCCAGAGCCGCTCTTTGGACTGCTCTCGTCTGGTGCGGATCTGATCCGACGCAAAATCGTAGGCGATCAGCATCAGCAGGCGCAACAGAAGCAAAGGAGCAGCCTTagcaagcagcagcagcagaagatcATGCTGTCGCATCTGGAAAGGCGGGCTCTGCGATCGCTGAACCTGATTGAGAAGGTGGAGAGCATTGGACTGGAGAACATAATAAGCGCACAGAGAGGCCTTGGCTCTGGAATCGCGAACCGCAGCAGCTCGCCCCTGAGCAGTGGCAGCCTGCAGAGCCTccacaccagcagcaacagcatcgtGGACGATATACACTTCGATCGGGCACAGATCAAGGGTGTCCTGCATCGTGGCCTAAAGTCGCCCACGCCCGCTGCCCCATCAACATCAGCTGCGGCGGCTGCAGGATTAGCTAGATCGACGAGCAGCAGCACGAGCGCTTACAACAGCGATGACAGCGACGACCAGGGCTTGGTAATGAAGATCAAGCCGTCAAAGAGCGCGACacccacaacaacagcagcagcagcacaaagTCAGCCAAGTTCAGGGTCGAGTGCCCAGACGACGACATCCAATGGCACGGCGAGCGAAACGCGACTGAAGCAGATGCAGCGCCAGAAATCGCGCAGGCAACTAAAGAACGGCATGGCCAACCAGAGGCCAGACCTGGGTACAATTTCTGGTGCCGGAGGAGGCGGACGAGTGCGCCCTGATCTGGGAAAGGTAGCcgacagcggcagcagcaagcTCAGCACCACCAAGCGAAATGAGGCTAAGCCTGCGGAGGAGGAAGAGGCGACACCACAGACCATCACACAGGCGTTTGTGGGCTCAGTTAGTTCCTTGCTTTTTGGCCGCAAGGGCGGTTGGCTGTAA